The following coding sequences lie in one Zingiber officinale cultivar Zhangliang chromosome 2B, Zo_v1.1, whole genome shotgun sequence genomic window:
- the LOC122046519 gene encoding aluminum-activated malate transporter 9-like, whose protein sequence is MNGRQPCNKIITDVILSPNAVLPEFFVKNTTTASKRSSLLTKCVRDVLEFAKEDSNRVVFALKVGLAMLLVSLLILIRGPFDFFGTNILWSILTVGVMFEYTVGTTLYRGFNRAIGTLVAGIFAIFVIGLTIVGGPRGEPYVIAISIFLVGAATSFVKQWPSFVTYEYGFRVTLFTFCLIVISTYRLENPIRTAVERLYSISIGAAVAVGVNVLVFPAWAGEQLHDELVDGFYSVAESLEECGKSYFSGEGLDQTGVQCKMANEFPADLAHWKCRAMLNSSARMDSLEIWAKWEPPHGRFRHYYHTWSEYVKVAAVLRHCAYEVMALYGCLRSEIQAPSDLRITFQKEILEAVVDAAELLRSLAGDISNMKHSPQLDRLKRVHVSGDRLQRSLDLQFHLLLISQNSGPCPADTVPLAQPRWSYHEAMRKQNRRLFSWPSRGVDELEDDRGEGGPRMRAAESSASLSLATFALLLVEFVARLDHLVEAVDELAATAKFKQETSLI, encoded by the exons ATGAATGGAAGACAACCCTGCAACAAAATTATTACCGATGTGATCTTGTCGCCCAACGCCGTCTTGCCTGAGTTCTTCGTCAAGAATACTACAACTGCAAGCAAGAGGAGCTCGTTGCTTACCAAGTGCGTGCGAGATGTGCTAGAGTTTGCCAAGGAGGACAGCAACAGAGTGGTCTTTGCCCTCAAGGTTGGCCTCGCCATGCTCCTTGTCTCCCTGCTCATCCTGATCCGGGGGCCTTTCGACTTCTTCGGCACCAACATTCTCTGGTCCATCCTCACCGTCGGTGTCATGTTCGAATACACTGTAG GCACAACCTTGTACCGCGGATTCAATCGAGCCATCGGAACTTTGGTGGCCGGAATCTTCGCTATCTTCGTTATTGGATTAACCATCGTTGGGGGTCCTCGAGGCGAGCCTTATGTTATTGCCATCAGCATCTTCCTTGTAG GAGCCGCCACTTCCTTCGTGAAGCAGTGGCCTTCCTTTGTCACATACGAGTACGGCTTTCGCGTCACCCTCTTCACCTTTTGTCTCATTGTGATCTCTACGTATCGCTTGGAGAACCCAATCCGGACCGCCGTGGAGCGCCTATACTCGATTTCGATAGGTGCGGCTGTCGCCGTCGGTGTCAATGTGCTCGTCTTCCCGGCGTGGGCCGGCGAGCAGCTGCACGACGAGCTTGTGGACGGCTTCTATTCTGTCGCAGAGTCGCTCGAAG aATGTGGGAAGAGTTATTTCAGCGGAGAAGGATTGGACCAGACTGGTGTACAGTGCAAGATGGCCAATGAGTTCCCCGCCGATCTTGCGCACTGGAAATGCCGAGCCATGTTGAATTCTTCTGCAAGGATGGACTCTTTG GAGATTTGGGCGAAATGGGAACCGCCGCATGGAAGATTCAGGCACTACTACCACACTTGGTCGGAGTACGTAAAAGTCGCGGCCGTACTCCGGCACTGCGCCTACGAAGTCATGGCGCTTTATGGCTGTTTGAGATCGGAGATTCAG GCTCCGAGCGACCTTCGAATTACATTCCAGAAGGAGATCCTCGAGGCGGTCGTCGACGCAGCAGAACTCCTCCGAAGCTTAGCAGGTGACATCAGCAATATGAAGCACAGTCCTCAACTGGACCGCCTCAAGCGCGTGCATGTCTCTGGCGACCGCCTGCAGCGTTCCCTTGACCTCCAGTTCCACCTTCTTCTTATCTCCCAAAATTCTGGACCATGCCCGGCTGATACAGTTCCACTGGCACAGCCGCGGTGGTCGTACCATGAGGCGATGAGGAAGCAGAACCGGCGGCTCTTTTCATGGCCGTCGAGGGGCGTGGACGAGTTGGAGGACGACAGAGGTGAGGGTGGACCGAGGATGCGGGCGGCAGAAAGCTCGGCGTCGCTTTCGCTCGCTACCTTCGCGCTGTTGCTCGTCGAGTTCGTGGCTCGACTCGACCACCTCGTGGAAGCGGTCGACGAGCTGGCTGCGACCGCTAAGTTTAAGCAGGAGACGTCGTTAATTTGA
- the LOC122046517 gene encoding pentatricopeptide repeat-containing protein At5g39350-like, with product MTLLGRNDDASGVCYRPDRPQAVKEALAAAVTRCASCRRLRFLHGRIIASGFRRNLYLLSLLLSKYFHFGDASTARLVFDDARRGGPTKTLLWNSLIKGYLKRGRPCSALDIYHEMVASPPPHCDPDKVTFHLVLTACSHLAEFELGCRIGARARLKGLDSDLLVATALVDMYCKAGVIDAARRVFDGMLMRDVIVWNAMISGYSKAGLFQEAVSLFRAMRLTHGIFPTEATIISLMPVCCYYYSSPDNVEGLHILAIKLGLESSLVLLNALLEMYVNCNNLITASSLFSRMENKDAISLSTMIGGYVRHKKPDEALTLFNWMVMNTHICPSRSILINVILACAELGDWKEGKLIQDNYLTSHDNRIVSDSSIVTVLAYMYAKCGMLNISLSLLDPCEEVRGDVVTWNAMMKACSQIGTISKVFYLMLEMQRRGISPDHVTFVNLLSDLCCTPVLKKITETHSQIIKRGFEIHRQTSNCLINAYAKGGSIADSSKIFDGIIQKDVVSWSTMIQAYAWDGKLDQVLDHFEQMRERGVMPNHFTFLSLLSACSHVGLVQKGWEFFNSMKEDYNLEPGIEHLTCMVDMLCRAARLPDAYSLVKNAMQRGKSCAVLWGALLSACRVHGNVATGEEAARHLYQLEPQNAATYKMLADVYIAAGRRGDVNGVLSLICSNDLKKIPGFSWYEGCS from the coding sequence ATGACCTTGCTGGGAAGGAATGATGATGCTAGTGGGGTCTGTTACCGTCCCGACAGGCCCCAAGCTGTTAAAGAAGCTCTTGCTGCCGCCGTCACCCGCTGCGCATCCTGCCGCCGCCTCCGGTTCCTCCACGGACGTATCATCGCCTCCGGATTTCGCCGCAACCTCTACCTCTTGAGCCTCCTCCTGTCCAAATATTTCCACTTCGGCGACGCCTCGACCGCACGATTAGTCTTCGACGATGCCCGACGAGGGGGGCCGACGAAGACCCTCCTATGGAATTCGCTCATCAAGGGATACCTCAAGCGCGGTCGCCCCTGTTCGGCCTTGGATATCTACCACGAGATGGTGGCCTCGCCCCCACCGCATTGCGATCCCGATAAGGTTACGTTTCATCTCGTCCTCACGGCTTGCTCCCATTTAGCCGAGTTCGAATTGGGCTGTAGAATTGGAGCTCGTGCTCGGCTGAAAGGGCTAGATTCTGATCTCCTCGTTGCGACAGCGCTGGTTGATATGTACTGCAAAGCCGGGGTGATTGATGCGGCACGCAGGGTGTTCGACGGAATGCTTATGAGAGATGTTATTGTTTGGAACGCAATGATTTCTGGGTACTCGAAAGCCGGGTTGTTCCAGGAGGCTGTAAGTTTGTTCAGAGCCATGAGGCTTACTCATGGAATTTTCCCTACCGAAGCTACTATAATTAGTTTGATGCCTGTTTGTTGCTATTATTATTCTTCTCCAGACAACGTAGAGGGCTTACATATCCTGGCTATTAAACTCGGTTTGGAGTCAAGCTTGGTTCTGTTGAATGCTCTACTCGAAATGTATGTGAATTGCAACAACTTGATTACTGCGAGCAGTTTGTTTAGCAGGATGGAGAATAAGGATGCCATCTCATTGAGCACTATGATTGGTGGTTATGTCCGACACAAGAAGCCAGATGAGGCTCTCACATTGTTCAATTGGATGGTCATGAACACGCATATTTGTCCTTCTAGATCTATTTTGATTAATGTGATTCTTGCATGTGCAGAATTGGGTGATTGGAAAGAAGGTAAACTGATACAAGACAATTACTTAACCAGTCATGACAACAGAATTGTATCAGACTCGTCTATTGTCACCGTACTAGCTTACATGTACGCCAAGTGTGGTATGTTGAATATTTCATTGAGTCTTCTAGATCCATGTGAGGAAGTAAGAGGAGATGTGGTTACATGGAATGCTATGATGAAAGCGTGCAGTCAGATCGGTACGATCAGTAAGGTTTTTTATCTCATGCTTGAAATGCAAAGGAGGGGCATCAGTCCTGATCATGTTACATTTGTTAATTTGCTCTCTGACTTATGTTGTACCCCCGTCCTAAAGAAAATCACTGAAACACATTCTCAGATCATCAAAAGAGGATTCGAAATCCATAGGCAAACTTCTAACTGCCTTATTAATGCCTACGCCAAGGGTGGAAGCATTGCAGATTCAAGTAAGATATTCGATGGCATCATTCAGAAGGATGTCGTTTCCTGGAGCACAATGATACAAGCTTATGCATGGGATGGAAAATTAGACCAAGTGTTAGATCATTTTGAGCAGATGAGGGAGAGAGGAGTAATGCcaaaccattttacttttctctCGCTTTTGTCTGCATGCAGCCATGTAGGTCTAGTGCAGAAAGGCTGGGAATTCTTCAACAGTATGAAAGAGGACTACAACTTGGAACCAGGTATTGAACATTTGACTTGCATGGTCGATATGTTATGTCGAGCTGCGAGGTTGCCTGACGCATATAGTTTAGTCAAGAATGCAATGCAAAGAGGCAAGAGTTGCGCAGTTTTATGGGGTGCTTTACTCAGTGCTTGCAGAGTGCATGGTAATGTGGCAACTGGAGAAGAAGCTGCCAGGCATCTCTACCAGCTGGAACCGCAAAATGCGGCAACTTACAAAATGCTTGCTGATGTTTATATTGCGGCAGGGAGAAGGGGTGATGTCAATGGTGTTTTGAGTTTGATCTGCTCAAATGATTTGAAAAAGATACCAGGATTCAGTTGGTATGAGGGATGTTCATGA